The following are encoded in a window of Paenibacillus polymyxa genomic DNA:
- a CDS encoding WD40/YVTN/BNR-like repeat-containing protein: MKKKTSVWVLLLAVAIVTAGCETGSQPSSQTGQTAQNEQKGAASAQANGSGATVDTPKTGGQATTDATQAKVRMDNITALRLIDGQSGWIGGNGWIARTDAAASGSVGSTWNVQYQGQGTVQQIFALNGQQAWAVMADSGTLLATRDGGKRWEVVGTVPEQGQAGFLHFVSSKEGFSGNQYTKDGGQSWSSLPVPGHLVGQPYYHDQQNGWAVTQDTDRSFQILHTVNGGQKWTTVMSRTTEAPLNGAIIRSVERGNAWIELVGDTGMNQTSYSLWHTADSGQSWRAVLANTTAGGGPAPGISQQDNQVPKNEGAAPGMLYAVNSNTAWMGGYCAPCDKPNTIGWTTDGGKTWNNGKQGFDGYGGQQIGMANAKEGWAIFSDSEQAPVMYTTSDGGQHWAQSHVFDKPVASGS; encoded by the coding sequence ATGAAGAAAAAAACATCGGTCTGGGTGCTTTTACTCGCCGTAGCCATAGTGACAGCGGGGTGTGAAACAGGCTCACAACCAAGTTCGCAAACAGGACAAACGGCTCAAAATGAGCAAAAGGGTGCCGCCTCGGCACAAGCGAATGGTTCGGGAGCGACTGTAGATACACCGAAAACAGGAGGACAAGCAACCACAGATGCTACTCAAGCGAAGGTCCGCATGGACAATATTACCGCGTTGCGTTTGATTGACGGCCAATCCGGCTGGATCGGCGGAAATGGCTGGATTGCCCGAACGGACGCGGCTGCATCCGGTTCAGTCGGATCGACGTGGAATGTGCAATATCAGGGCCAAGGTACGGTTCAGCAGATTTTTGCCTTGAACGGGCAGCAGGCTTGGGCTGTTATGGCAGATAGCGGAACGCTGCTGGCCACTCGCGATGGCGGCAAACGCTGGGAGGTTGTCGGGACTGTACCTGAGCAAGGGCAAGCGGGCTTTTTACACTTTGTATCATCCAAGGAAGGGTTCAGTGGCAACCAATATACGAAGGATGGCGGGCAAAGCTGGTCCTCGCTCCCCGTGCCTGGCCACTTGGTAGGACAGCCATATTACCATGATCAGCAAAACGGCTGGGCAGTTACGCAGGACACAGACCGTTCGTTTCAGATTTTACACACGGTTAACGGGGGCCAAAAGTGGACTACTGTCATGTCACGGACAACGGAGGCGCCACTAAATGGAGCCATTATTCGTTCGGTAGAACGTGGCAACGCATGGATCGAGCTGGTTGGCGATACGGGGATGAATCAGACGTCGTATTCGCTTTGGCATACTGCCGATAGTGGACAAAGCTGGCGTGCTGTGCTGGCGAATACCACTGCTGGCGGCGGTCCGGCACCAGGTATTAGCCAGCAAGACAACCAGGTTCCCAAAAATGAAGGGGCTGCACCAGGTATGCTCTATGCGGTTAATAGCAATACCGCATGGATGGGCGGCTACTGCGCACCGTGCGACAAGCCCAATACCATCGGCTGGACGACTGACGGCGGCAAGACGTGGAACAATGGCAAGCAAGGCTTTGACGGTTATGGTGGTCAGCAAATCGGGATGGCAAATGCCAAGGAAGGCTGGGCTATTTTCTCGGATTCAGAGCAGGCCCCAGTCATGTATACCACCTCGGATGGTGGACAGCATTGGGCGCAGAGCCATGTATTTGACAAGCCTGTGGCATCAGGCTCCTAA
- a CDS encoding aldo/keto reductase, with product MSQHKKSVITWTDGRDVPLIGQGTWHMGEKASLRQEEVRALQLGLELGMTLVDTAEMYAEGGAEEIVGEAIRGRRDDVYLVSKAYPHHADRQGLAQACEASLTRMGTEYVDMYLLHWRGNIPLEETIQGMEKLREQGKIRSWGVSNLDKSDMEELWSLSGGEACAVNQVLYHAASRGIEYDLLPWSRTHGVPVMAYCPIAQGGRLRRGLLEHPVMVDIAASHGVNPSQIALAWVIRDGDVWAIPKAVQESHVRENAAAASIRLTPEQLQQIDEVFPPPTRKQPLDIV from the coding sequence ATGAGCCAACATAAGAAAAGTGTGATTACCTGGACTGACGGTCGTGATGTGCCGCTAATCGGGCAGGGCACGTGGCATATGGGTGAAAAAGCGTCACTCCGGCAGGAAGAAGTGCGCGCGCTTCAACTTGGCTTGGAGCTGGGCATGACGCTGGTGGACACGGCTGAAATGTATGCGGAGGGCGGCGCAGAAGAGATCGTCGGAGAGGCCATTCGGGGTCGCCGGGATGATGTCTATCTTGTTAGCAAGGCGTATCCTCATCATGCGGACCGTCAAGGACTGGCTCAAGCGTGCGAAGCGAGCCTAACCCGAATGGGAACGGAGTACGTGGACATGTATCTGTTGCATTGGCGTGGGAATATCCCGCTGGAAGAGACGATACAAGGTATGGAAAAACTGCGTGAGCAGGGCAAAATCCGCAGCTGGGGAGTGTCCAATCTGGACAAGTCCGACATGGAGGAGCTATGGAGCCTAAGTGGAGGCGAAGCCTGCGCTGTCAACCAAGTGCTGTATCACGCAGCTTCGCGGGGCATCGAATATGATCTGCTACCTTGGAGCCGTACGCATGGGGTGCCTGTGATGGCCTATTGCCCGATTGCCCAAGGTGGCCGCCTGCGACGGGGGCTGTTGGAGCATCCTGTTATGGTAGACATTGCTGCCAGCCACGGGGTAAATCCATCCCAAATTGCGCTCGCTTGGGTCATACGGGACGGTGATGTCTGGGCAATTCCGAAGGCGGTGCAGGAATCGCATGTACGAGAAAATGCAGCGGCAGCAAGTATTCGGCTCACTCCTGAACAACTTCAACAAATAGACGAAGTTTTTCCTCCGCCAACGCGGAAGCAGCCGCTGGATATTGTTTGA
- a CDS encoding mismatch-specific DNA-glycosylase, producing the protein MTERETELHEVDDHLDYGLSVVFIGFNPSLKSGEVGHHYANPRNRFWRILEGAGLTPRLYDPSEDRELLKLGFGFTNIVSRPTRGVEDIAREEYAEGRLKLYEKLKEYRPKVACFVGKGVYTEYSKKSKVNWGFQPEPLIPEMHEFVAPSSSGLVRMSLEEITDIYRHLQTFLSSEIV; encoded by the coding sequence ATGACAGAGCGAGAGACAGAACTGCATGAGGTAGATGATCATCTGGATTATGGATTATCCGTTGTATTCATCGGCTTTAATCCCAGCTTGAAATCAGGCGAGGTAGGACATCATTATGCGAATCCGCGCAACCGATTTTGGCGCATACTGGAGGGAGCAGGCTTGACACCTCGCTTGTACGATCCATCGGAAGATCGGGAGCTGCTAAAGCTGGGCTTCGGCTTTACGAACATTGTTTCCCGTCCCACGAGGGGAGTAGAGGATATTGCACGCGAGGAATACGCCGAAGGACGTCTGAAGCTATACGAGAAGCTAAAGGAATACCGCCCGAAGGTTGCTTGCTTTGTCGGCAAAGGCGTGTACACCGAATACAGTAAAAAATCCAAAGTGAATTGGGGATTTCAGCCTGAACCGCTCATTCCCGAGATGCATGAATTTGTGGCACCTTCGTCTAGCGGACTGGTGCGCATGTCGCTGGAAGAAATCACAGATATTTATCGCCATCTCCAAACGTTCCTTTCGTCAGAAATCGTCTGA
- the ald gene encoding alanine dehydrogenase, translating to MKIGVPKEIKNNENRVALTPAGAAQMIQHGHHVFVESHAGVESGFTDGDYATAGATLVQQAVDVWSQADLIIKVKEPLSSEYGYFRPGLILFTYLHLAAEPALARALTDNGVTAISYETLDVEGSLPLLTPMSEVAGRMAVQIGAQLLEKPKGGKGILLAGVPGVKRGKVTIIGGGVVGTNATKVAIGLGADVTLIDLSLQRLRQLDDIFGNQLHTLVSAPSNIAEAVAQSDLLIGAVLITGAKAPRLVTEAMVQTMQPGSVIVDVAIDQGGIVETIDHITTHDQPTYVKHGVIHYAVANMPGAVPQTSTLALTNATLPFALQLADLGVQEALRRSKPLLSGTNVLNGHITYEAVARDLGYPYVPVEQAWQAKALQ from the coding sequence ATGAAAATTGGGGTTCCGAAAGAGATTAAAAACAATGAAAATCGTGTCGCTCTAACGCCAGCAGGTGCAGCTCAAATGATTCAACACGGACATCATGTGTTTGTGGAAAGCCATGCAGGTGTTGAAAGCGGCTTTACAGACGGAGATTATGCCACTGCAGGTGCGACCCTTGTGCAGCAGGCTGTGGATGTGTGGTCCCAGGCGGATCTGATTATCAAGGTAAAAGAGCCGCTCTCCTCTGAATACGGATATTTTCGACCAGGATTGATTTTATTCACCTATCTACATTTGGCTGCCGAGCCAGCGCTGGCCCGCGCTTTAACAGATAACGGCGTAACCGCCATTTCCTATGAGACGCTAGATGTTGAAGGCAGCCTCCCGCTGCTTACTCCGATGAGTGAGGTTGCCGGTCGAATGGCTGTACAAATTGGAGCACAACTGCTGGAAAAACCAAAGGGTGGCAAAGGCATTCTGCTGGCAGGTGTGCCGGGGGTGAAACGCGGTAAAGTGACCATTATTGGCGGAGGGGTGGTCGGTACCAATGCTACCAAGGTCGCCATCGGTCTCGGGGCAGATGTGACACTGATCGACCTGAGCCTGCAAAGACTGCGCCAACTAGACGATATTTTTGGCAATCAGCTCCATACGCTGGTGTCCGCCCCGTCCAACATTGCTGAAGCCGTGGCGCAAAGTGATTTGCTGATCGGTGCTGTCCTGATCACTGGTGCCAAAGCTCCGCGGCTCGTAACGGAAGCCATGGTACAGACGATGCAGCCCGGCTCTGTGATTGTGGATGTGGCCATCGACCAGGGCGGCATAGTCGAGACGATTGACCATATCACCACACACGATCAGCCTACCTATGTGAAGCATGGCGTCATTCACTATGCGGTAGCAAACATGCCGGGCGCGGTACCGCAAACCTCGACGCTCGCCCTGACGAACGCGACGCTCCCCTTTGCTCTCCAACTCGCAGATTTGGGTGTGCAGGAGGCGCTTCGCAGAAGCAAGCCACTGCTTAGCGGCACCAATGTCCTGAACGGACATATTACCTACGAAGCGGTTGCACGTGATCTGGGATATCCTTATGTTCCCGTGGAACAGGCATGGCAGGCGAAAGCCTTACAATAG
- a CDS encoding PucR family transcriptional regulator: MNGKKTFTIADVLERPVFRRAKLAAGEQGVHRLVGWVHVLEITNVSPFVSRHDLILTTGLWLTRKGEERAEYMEQLIRSEAAGLCVELGTSIHEIPSEILELAERHHFPVIVFEQPVRFVEITQDIHSLLINRHHELLKDLERFSRQLQQETLRSTDMNALLRVLHDYAARQVIYMSSIETNRFVPSVQPDLADRIADFYANEVESSMTADREGHLLFHLNESTAVLFQPVVCFGQVFSAVGLVLHSEMPTEEMSLLLDYTAKAAATLVLRTQFLEDRLLRNQNELIQDVLSGQLPSEEQAQTRMGLRLLSKGQYLFWAGVIEVEHQDKDASQVRKESINQDVLVLLRSLLKKETLHNLLMMKGSQCYILCAKEELTLRSAAQMKKVLAHTVQYIQNYAAGQLDKVRIHAGFGKVRYRMTGTDRSFEEAYEVIEVARSVPVMKDRLFYDSIGIYQLLKAVPRIPFLQEFVEDHLGELIAHDREHHMQLLDTLDAYFQSHGSKRDTAGILYIHRQTLYNRLDKINEIIEGNLADPDKRRCLEMALLAYRMLQAEN, encoded by the coding sequence ATGAACGGTAAAAAAACATTTACCATTGCGGATGTGCTGGAACGTCCCGTTTTCCGGCGGGCGAAACTGGCGGCGGGGGAACAGGGTGTACATCGCCTTGTGGGTTGGGTCCATGTGCTAGAAATCACAAATGTTTCTCCGTTTGTGAGCCGTCATGACTTGATTTTGACGACCGGCCTGTGGCTCACCCGGAAGGGGGAAGAGCGTGCCGAGTATATGGAGCAACTGATCCGCTCGGAAGCCGCTGGATTGTGTGTGGAGCTGGGCACGAGCATTCATGAAATCCCCTCTGAAATTCTGGAGTTGGCGGAACGACATCACTTCCCGGTCATCGTATTTGAGCAGCCAGTGCGTTTTGTTGAAATTACACAAGATATTCATTCCCTACTTATTAACCGACATCATGAACTTCTAAAAGATCTGGAGCGATTTTCACGTCAGCTTCAGCAGGAAACCCTGCGCAGCACTGATATGAACGCCCTCTTGCGTGTGCTTCATGACTATGCAGCCCGGCAGGTCATCTACATGTCTTCCATTGAAACCAATCGATTCGTACCTTCCGTCCAGCCGGATCTAGCGGACCGTATTGCAGATTTTTATGCCAATGAAGTGGAATCTAGTATGACCGCCGATCGGGAGGGGCATCTGCTGTTTCACCTAAATGAATCCACTGCCGTCTTGTTCCAGCCCGTTGTATGCTTCGGTCAGGTGTTTTCCGCAGTAGGTTTGGTACTGCATAGTGAAATGCCGACGGAAGAAATGTCGCTGCTACTCGATTACACTGCCAAGGCAGCCGCTACATTGGTGCTGAGAACACAGTTTCTTGAAGACCGATTGCTGCGTAATCAAAATGAATTGATTCAGGATGTGCTGAGCGGACAGCTTCCCAGTGAAGAACAGGCTCAGACCCGGATGGGCCTGCGATTGTTATCGAAGGGGCAGTATTTATTTTGGGCAGGGGTCATTGAGGTAGAACATCAGGACAAGGATGCCAGTCAGGTACGCAAGGAATCCATCAATCAGGATGTGCTAGTGCTGCTTCGTTCATTGTTGAAAAAAGAAACGTTGCACAACCTGCTGATGATGAAGGGAAGTCAATGCTACATCCTTTGTGCCAAGGAGGAATTAACACTGCGTTCCGCAGCGCAAATGAAAAAAGTGCTTGCCCATACTGTTCAATATATTCAGAACTATGCCGCAGGACAGCTTGATAAGGTGCGCATTCATGCAGGCTTTGGTAAGGTAAGGTATCGCATGACGGGGACGGATCGCAGTTTTGAAGAGGCATATGAGGTCATTGAAGTGGCACGAAGCGTCCCAGTTATGAAGGATCGGTTGTTTTACGACAGCATCGGAATCTATCAGTTGTTGAAGGCGGTGCCCCGCATTCCATTTCTACAAGAGTTCGTAGAGGACCATTTGGGCGAGCTGATTGCGCATGATCGTGAGCACCATATGCAGCTTTTGGATACACTGGATGCCTATTTTCAATCCCATGGCTCCAAGCGTGATACCGCCGGAATTTTGTACATTCACAGACAGACCCTTTATAATCGGCTGGATAAAATTAATGAAATCATAGAGGGAAATCTGGCAGACCCTGACAAACGTCGTTGCCTAGAAATGGCACTACTGGCTTACCGGATGCTTCAGGCTGAAAATTGA
- a CDS encoding copper amine oxidase N-terminal domain-containing protein, whose amino-acid sequence MNIKKWIAVPLILLMVALTGCQAVGGFDVSKSLLGTLDVKSQQTTEKISLKLTPKEGITQGDKEIVDLINSISVTVDEAKVQSEELASAKGTLHIDKYNLPFELALDRQGLAIQLEGAKKPYYISLNSQESVSGLPAGFDPYVYSKDVRELTKTAAALMLKHAPNPSTISATSVTEEVYGEKDKVKLTHLHAELRGDELVTLVKPFLANLAKDEAGLKELIGQAIDMTKTIASGMNIEGSDKVTAELSANKEKMVNEAYTEVKKYLDLAVDQYDVGVSTMYAQSPEIKTVLSANTVLKSDMYFDEKGNVRKAATDLTVALPDVDGLPVKSFTILTETQSWNVNGSVTADKVDISNGVIDLNKQAELTPGATLRNFEANSPIYNILKNDLKITKVETTFDPKDDYYVLENRGGTAFIPLRELTSELNSELKWDAAAKQTTVIDDITGKTIKLKSGSKQAVLEGSTLTLPQAPYTDEYGTLYVPFKSVAEALGATVTRNNDGEYVLKRD is encoded by the coding sequence ATGAATATAAAAAAATGGATCGCCGTCCCTCTTATTCTGTTAATGGTAGCTTTGACAGGTTGCCAGGCAGTAGGTGGATTTGATGTAAGTAAAAGTTTATTGGGAACACTTGATGTGAAATCCCAGCAGACAACGGAGAAAATCTCTCTTAAATTGACTCCAAAAGAAGGAATCACGCAAGGAGATAAGGAAATCGTAGATTTGATTAATTCGATTTCCGTCACTGTGGATGAAGCCAAAGTACAATCGGAGGAACTTGCTTCTGCCAAAGGTACATTGCACATCGATAAGTATAATTTGCCGTTTGAACTTGCTTTAGACCGCCAAGGTTTGGCTATTCAACTGGAAGGTGCCAAAAAACCTTATTACATATCTTTGAACTCGCAAGAGAGTGTGAGCGGTCTGCCTGCTGGATTTGATCCATATGTATATTCCAAAGACGTGAGAGAACTGACGAAAACAGCCGCTGCACTTATGCTCAAGCATGCGCCTAACCCTTCTACCATTTCTGCAACGTCTGTAACCGAGGAAGTATACGGTGAGAAAGACAAAGTGAAACTGACCCATCTGCATGCTGAACTTCGTGGTGATGAGCTGGTAACATTGGTAAAACCGTTCCTGGCGAATCTGGCCAAGGACGAAGCAGGCTTGAAAGAGCTGATCGGGCAAGCCATTGATATGACTAAAACAATTGCTTCCGGCATGAATATTGAAGGTAGTGATAAAGTAACAGCGGAACTGAGTGCTAACAAAGAAAAAATGGTCAATGAGGCTTATACCGAAGTTAAAAAGTATTTGGATCTGGCCGTTGATCAGTATGATGTAGGCGTTAGCACCATGTATGCACAGTCCCCTGAAATCAAAACGGTCCTGAGTGCTAACACGGTTCTGAAAAGCGACATGTATTTTGATGAAAAAGGAAATGTTCGCAAAGCGGCTACAGACCTGACGGTTGCTTTGCCAGATGTGGACGGTCTTCCGGTGAAGTCCTTCACAATTCTGACCGAAACTCAATCCTGGAACGTCAATGGTAGTGTGACGGCTGATAAAGTGGATATTTCTAACGGTGTTATTGACTTGAATAAACAAGCTGAATTAACTCCGGGAGCGACGCTGCGCAATTTTGAAGCGAATTCTCCGATCTACAACATTTTAAAAAATGATTTGAAAATTACAAAAGTAGAAACAACTTTCGATCCTAAAGACGATTACTACGTCTTGGAGAATCGTGGTGGTACTGCCTTTATTCCATTGCGTGAACTGACGAGCGAACTGAACTCCGAGTTAAAATGGGATGCAGCTGCCAAACAGACTACTGTAATTGATGATATTACAGGTAAGACGATTAAGCTGAAAAGTGGCTCCAAACAGGCTGTATTGGAAGGAAGCACATTGACGCTGCCACAAGCTCCATATACGGATGAATATGGTACATTGTATGTTCCTTTCAAATCAGTTGCCGAGGCGCTTGGCGCCACAGTAACTCGTAATAATGATGGGGAATATGTACTGAAACGCGACTAA
- a CDS encoding galactokinase, with translation MKDMELLNSREGQMVLARMYGQQQISEQTTRYESLIQAYREHFGVGDIELFSAPGRCEIGGNHTDHNHGKVLAGSITLDTIAAASKVEESVITFFSEGYKTKYVIDLTDLSPKPEDDSTMLLIRGIAAGLLEFGYRIGGFQAYISSNVFSASGLSSSASFEMLICTILNHFYNEGALDAVVKSKIGQYAENGYWNKPSGLLDQMACAYGGLISIDFENPKEPIINPVHWNFEQNGYSLVIVNTGGNHADLTDDYAAVPNEMFAVAQSLDASVCRDLLPEDLYANLKMVRGKAGDRAVLRALHFFEENRRVDEQVKSLEEGRFNDFLRLVTESGNSSWKWLQNVYRSGIAREQDVSVALALTEMYLKSIDNSACRVHGGGFAGVILTILPNDHVDDYKEWISGMLGTPVLVVNVREDGAVNVSDLIHVERTHCESTN, from the coding sequence ATGAAAGATATGGAACTATTGAATTCCAGAGAGGGACAAATGGTGCTTGCCCGAATGTACGGTCAACAGCAAATCTCTGAGCAAACGACTCGATATGAATCCCTTATACAGGCGTATCGGGAGCATTTTGGTGTAGGGGATATTGAACTGTTTAGTGCTCCGGGGCGCTGCGAAATTGGTGGAAATCATACAGACCACAATCACGGGAAGGTGCTGGCAGGCAGTATTACACTCGATACCATCGCTGCAGCTTCTAAAGTGGAGGAGTCTGTAATTACATTCTTTTCTGAAGGCTACAAGACGAAGTACGTCATCGATTTAACCGACTTGTCGCCAAAACCGGAGGATGACAGTACGATGCTGCTGATCCGTGGCATTGCTGCTGGTCTACTTGAATTCGGATACCGTATCGGGGGATTCCAAGCTTATATATCAAGCAATGTGTTCTCTGCTTCAGGTTTAAGTTCTTCCGCTTCTTTTGAAATGTTGATATGTACGATATTAAATCATTTTTATAACGAGGGAGCGTTAGATGCTGTTGTTAAATCCAAAATTGGTCAGTATGCGGAAAATGGCTATTGGAACAAGCCGTCGGGGCTGCTCGATCAGATGGCTTGCGCGTATGGCGGCTTGATTTCCATTGACTTTGAAAATCCCAAGGAACCGATCATAAATCCTGTTCATTGGAATTTTGAACAAAACGGATATTCCCTCGTTATTGTAAATACAGGTGGAAATCATGCTGATTTAACGGACGATTATGCGGCGGTGCCCAACGAAATGTTTGCAGTGGCTCAGTCTTTAGACGCTTCGGTTTGCCGTGACTTATTGCCGGAGGATCTATATGCCAACCTTAAAATGGTCAGGGGAAAAGCAGGAGACCGTGCAGTGCTGCGGGCGTTGCATTTTTTTGAAGAAAATAGACGTGTGGATGAACAGGTGAAATCACTGGAGGAGGGGCGCTTTAATGATTTCCTGAGGCTCGTTACCGAATCTGGTAATTCCTCATGGAAATGGCTCCAAAACGTATATAGAAGTGGGATTGCGCGGGAACAAGACGTATCGGTTGCACTGGCTTTAACCGAAATGTATTTAAAGTCAATTGATAACAGCGCATGCAGAGTACATGGTGGTGGCTTTGCTGGTGTCATCTTGACGATTCTTCCGAATGATCATGTGGATGATTATAAGGAGTGGATCAGCGGCATGCTGGGAACTCCGGTACTTGTTGTCAACGTCCGTGAGGACGGTGCTGTTAATGTTAGTGATTTGATACATGTTGAACGGACTCATTGCGAGTCTACAAACTAG
- a CDS encoding PD-(D/E)XK nuclease family protein, which yields MAIYPSWSYSQSRAQTFDECLRKYYYHYYGSHNGWNSAQGTEEQVTLYRLKQLSNLYILFGNITHQMCESVIRGWMEKGAIPRTAYLETAMKNMLNNSYKESLHRELWLQDPKNRVMLAEVYYDDEVLPERIALIKERQHAVIQNLYRTAVWRELQQGKARIVEVEKWDTMLLHETKVYVKMDLLYRRDNGDMVIVDWKTGKEGDFSDQLFLYASYVQEHYQLPLEKIEVRVEYLMTGEHEVYRPAQEDIDKVVGNVGRYIDEMKSCLDDDYYNRPKPESFFTPMPSRRACGGCNFREVCKYRAV from the coding sequence ATGGCTATATACCCGTCCTGGTCCTATTCGCAATCGAGGGCTCAAACGTTCGATGAATGCTTACGCAAATACTATTATCATTATTACGGCTCGCATAATGGCTGGAATTCGGCGCAGGGCACTGAAGAGCAAGTTACGTTGTATCGGCTCAAGCAACTGAGCAACTTATATATTTTATTCGGGAATATTACGCATCAAATGTGCGAATCAGTCATACGTGGATGGATGGAAAAAGGGGCTATCCCGCGCACAGCATACCTCGAAACAGCTATGAAGAACATGTTGAATAACAGCTACAAGGAATCGCTACACCGTGAGCTATGGTTACAAGATCCGAAAAATCGCGTCATGCTGGCGGAGGTTTATTACGACGACGAGGTGCTTCCAGAACGGATCGCCCTTATTAAGGAGCGACAGCACGCGGTGATACAGAATTTGTACCGTACTGCGGTTTGGCGTGAACTGCAACAGGGAAAGGCCCGAATTGTAGAAGTGGAGAAGTGGGATACGATGCTCCTTCATGAGACGAAAGTGTATGTCAAAATGGATTTGCTCTATCGTAGAGACAATGGAGACATGGTCATCGTGGATTGGAAAACAGGCAAGGAAGGCGATTTTTCCGACCAACTTTTTTTGTATGCTTCCTATGTGCAGGAGCACTATCAGCTTCCTTTGGAGAAGATTGAGGTACGTGTGGAGTATTTGATGACAGGAGAGCATGAGGTATATCGTCCCGCGCAAGAGGATATCGACAAGGTGGTTGGTAATGTCGGACGATACATCGATGAAATGAAGTCCTGTCTCGATGACGATTACTATAATCGCCCCAAGCCCGAGTCTTTCTTCACTCCGATGCCTTCACGCAGAGCGTGCGGAGGCTGTAATTTTCGCGAGGTGTGTAAGTACCGAGCGGTGTGA
- a CDS encoding SGNH/GDSL hydrolase family protein codes for MIRVLLENAKEEVRKMMSTEHARILFQGDSITDGGRGRNEDANHWLGQSYVYLIAGALGSRLTTTQPEFVNRGISGDRVSDLYARWNEDMFSLKPDLLSILIGVNDAWRIVEQEPSGVTDRFERAYRHLLEETREVMPDIGLVLCEPFILKTGATEARWDIWQEKITGYQRIVRQLADEFGAVFVPLQSMLNEAATQADASYWLHDGVHPTAVGHQLIADQWIDIVQKSPLAIR; via the coding sequence ATGATAAGGGTATTATTGGAAAATGCGAAGGAGGAAGTTAGGAAGATGATGAGTACAGAACATGCACGTATTCTTTTTCAGGGAGATTCTATAACAGACGGAGGAAGGGGACGGAATGAGGATGCGAACCATTGGCTGGGTCAGAGCTATGTGTATCTGATCGCAGGTGCATTGGGGAGCCGTTTGACTACTACGCAGCCAGAATTTGTGAACCGGGGAATTTCGGGGGATCGAGTTTCGGATTTGTATGCACGCTGGAATGAGGACATGTTTAGCCTGAAGCCAGACCTGCTCAGTATTCTAATCGGAGTGAACGATGCCTGGCGGATCGTCGAGCAGGAGCCGTCCGGGGTGACGGACCGATTTGAACGAGCCTATCGCCACCTTCTGGAAGAAACGCGTGAAGTGATGCCCGATATCGGGCTGGTGTTGTGTGAACCGTTTATTTTGAAAACGGGAGCTACCGAGGCGCGATGGGACATTTGGCAAGAAAAAATAACGGGGTATCAGCGTATTGTACGTCAGCTTGCGGACGAATTTGGGGCCGTATTTGTACCGCTCCAGAGCATGTTGAACGAAGCCGCTACCCAGGCGGACGCCTCCTATTGGCTGCATGACGGGGTTCATCCGACAGCGGTTGGGCATCAGTTGATAGCTGATCAATGGATAGATATCGTGCAAAAGAGTCCGCTGGCGATTCGCTAA